In one Nicotiana tomentosiformis chromosome 6, ASM39032v3, whole genome shotgun sequence genomic region, the following are encoded:
- the LOC104089387 gene encoding ubiquitin carboxyl-terminal hydrolase 14-like isoform X1, giving the protein MELLRSNLARVRIPEPTTRIYKHECCISFDTPKSEGGLFVDMNTFLAFGRDYVGWNYEKTGNPVYLHIKQTKKTIAEDRPSKRPTLLAIGIDGGFDNSDPQYEESYEIVILPDYVNLPFPSVELPEKVRLAVDATLMAEAAERKEQVASWTADKKLVSKYAMDLQQLDNGVVVSPRGWKCAKCDKTENLWLNLTDGSILCGRRNWDGTGGNDHAIDHYKEAGYPLAVKLGTITADLEGADVFSYPEDESVLDPLLGQHLAHFGIDFSSLQKTEMTTAERELDQNINYDWNRIQETGQDVEPLFGPGYTGLVNLGNSCYLAATMQVVFSMRPFCSRYYVEQSLKAAFSVAPADPTVDLNMQLTKLAHGLLSGKYSVPILEDDDKSNAPSSLKQEGIHPRMFKSVIAASHPEFSTMRQQDALEFFLHFIDQVDRMNIGNPNFDPSRSFKFGIEERLQCPSGKVAYNGRKDYILSLNIPLEKAVNKRELADFQKLKAERDAKGKDVSTDEIVRPRVPLKDCLDCFSAPEEVHDFYSTALKARTTAIKTAGLTSFPDYLVLHMRKFVMEEAWVPKKLDVYVDVPDIIDISNMRSNGLQPREELLPETAAGDGEESPKLLADEVIVAQLVSMGFNYLHCQKAAINTSNCGVEEAMNWLLAHMNDPDIDSPISQDVQTPHIDRSKIDTLVSFGFEEELACRALKASGGNVEQAAEWIFSNPSASAASDMDVTTSGGAAVDTLLPDGGGRYRLLGLVSHIGTSTHCGHYVAHILKDGRWVIFNDEKVGISKNPPLDMGYLYFFERLES; this is encoded by the exons ATGGAGCTCCTTCGATCGAACCTCGCTCGTGTTCGAATTCCTGAACCAACAACTCGTATCTACAAGCACGAATGCTGCATTTCTTTTGATACTCCC AAATCCGAGGGCGGGCTGTTTGTTGATATGAACACCTTTCTTGCGTTTGGAAGGGATTATGTAGGTTGGAACTACGAGAAGACTGGGAACCCAGTTTATTTGCACATAAAGCAAACAAAGAAGACAATTGCTGAAGATAGACCATCAAAAAGACCCACGCTTTTGGCTATAG GTATTGATGGAGGGTTTGATAATAGTGATCCCCAGTATGAAGAAAGCTATGAAATTGTTATATTGCCGGATTACGTAAACCTTCCTTTCCCTTCTGTGGAGTTACCTGAGAAG GTGAGGTTGGCTGTTGATGCTACTTTAATGGCTGAAGCTGCTGAAAGGAAAGAGCAAGTTGCTTCATGGACTGCTGACAAGAAGCTTGTCAGTAAATATGCCATGGATCTGCAGCAGCTCGACAATGGTGTTGTTGTTTCTCCAAGGGGTTGGAAATGTGCCAAGTGTGACAAGACCGAAAATCTCTGGCTGAATCTAACCGATGGATCTATCCTTTGTGGTAGGAGAAATTGGGATGGAACTGGTGGTAATGACCATGCCATTGACCATTACAAAGAAGCTGGTTACCCCCTTGCCGTAAAGCTAGGGACCATAACTGCTGATTTGGAGGGGGCAG ATGTTTTCTCCTACCCAGAGGATGAAAGTGTTCTTGACCCACTTTTAGGACAGCATCTGGCACATTTTGGTATCGACTTCTCATCGTTGCAAAAG ACGGAAATGACTACTGCTGAAAGAGAACTTGACCAAAATATTAATTATGACTGGAATCGTATTCAAGAAACTGGTCAAGATGTTGAACCACTTTTTGGACCTGGTTATACTGGACTAGTCAATTTGGGTAATAG TTGCTACTTGGCCGCGACAATGCAGGTTGTGTTCTCAATGCGTCCCTTCTGTTCACG GTACTATGTGGAGCAAAGTCTCAAAGCAGCTTTCAGTGTGGCTCCTGCTGATCCTACTGTAGACCTTAACATGCAGCT AACAAAGTTAGCTCATGGCTTGCTTTCTGGAAAATATTCTGTTCCTATTCTGGAG GATGATGACAAGTCAAATGCTCCAAGTTCACTG AAACAGGAGGGAATCCATCCCCGCATGTTCAAGTCAGTTATTGCTGCTAGCCACCCTGAATTTTCTACTATGAGACAACAG GATGCATTAGAGTTTTTCCTACATTTCATTGATCAAGTTGATCGGATGAACATCGGGAACCCTAATTTTGATCCTTCAAGGAGCTTCAAGTTTGGAATTGAAGAACGCCTCCAATGTCCCTCAGGAAAAGTGGCCTACAACGGGAGGAAAGATTATATTCTTTCTCTTAATATTCCTTTAGAAAAGGCGGTAAACAAAA GAGAGCTAGCAGACTTTCAAAAGTTAAAGGCTGAGAGAGATGCAAAAGGAAAGGACGT GTCTACAGATGAAATTGTCCGCCCAAGGGTTCCATTAAAGGATTGCCTGGATTGTTTTTCAGCTCCTGAGGAGGTGCATGATTTTTACAGCACGGCTTTAAAGGCTAGGACAACTGCAATCAA AACTGCAGGTTTGACTTCCTTTCCTGATTATCTGGTCTTGCACATGCGAAAATTCGTCATGGAGGAAGCCTGGGTGCCAAAGAAACTCG ATGTCTATGTAGATGTCCCTGACATCATTGACATAAGTAATATGCGCAGTAATGGTCTTCAACCCAGGGAAGAGCTATTACCTGAGACTG CTGCTGGAGATGGTGAGGAATCTCCGAAGCTTTTGGCTGATGAGGTTATTGTTGCACAACTTGTTTCAATGGGATTTAATTATCTGCATTGTCAGAAGGCTGCAATCAATACTTCCAACTGTGGAGTTGAGGAAGCAATGAACTGGTTGCTTGCTCACATGAATGATCCAG ATATTGATTCTCCAATATCCCAAGATGTACAAACTCCACATATTGATCGATCAAAAATTGATACATTGGTTTCCTTTGGTTTTGAAGAGGAACTTGCTTGTAGGGCGCTGAAGGCATCA GGTGGTAATGTTGAGCAAGCAGCTGAATGGATATTTAGTAATCCTAGTGCTTCTGCTGCATCAGATATGGATGTTACAACTAGTGGTGGAGCTGCGGTCGATACCTTGCTGCCTGATGGAGGAGGAA GATACAGGCTCCTTGGATTGGTGAGCCACATAGGCACCTCTACCCATTGTGGCCATTATGTAGCTCATATTCTCAAGGATGGTAGATGGGTGATTTTTAATGATGAAAAGGTTGGGATTTCAAAAAATCCGCCTCTCGACATGGGATACTTGTACTTCTTTGAAAGACTGGAGAGTTAA
- the LOC104089387 gene encoding ubiquitin carboxyl-terminal hydrolase 14-like isoform X2 → MELLRSNLARVRIPEPTTRIYKHECCISFDTPKSEGGLFVDMNTFLAFGRDYVGWNYEKTGNPVYLHIKQTKKTIAEDRPSKRPTLLAIGIDGGFDNSDPQYEESYEIVILPDYVNLPFPSVELPEKVRLAVDATLMAEAAERKEQVASWTADKKLVSKYAMDLQQLDNGVVVSPRGWKCAKCDKTENLWLNLTDGSILCGRRNWDGTGGNDHAIDHYKEAGYPLAVKLGTITADLEGADVFSYPEDESVLDPLLGQHLAHFGIDFSSLQKTEMTTAERELDQNINYDWNRIQETGQDVEPLFGPGYTGLVNLGNSCYLAATMQVVFSMRPFCSRYYVEQSLKAAFSVAPADPTVDLNMQLTKLAHGLLSGKYSVPILEDDDKSNAPSSLEGIHPRMFKSVIAASHPEFSTMRQQDALEFFLHFIDQVDRMNIGNPNFDPSRSFKFGIEERLQCPSGKVAYNGRKDYILSLNIPLEKAVNKRELADFQKLKAERDAKGKDVSTDEIVRPRVPLKDCLDCFSAPEEVHDFYSTALKARTTAIKTAGLTSFPDYLVLHMRKFVMEEAWVPKKLDVYVDVPDIIDISNMRSNGLQPREELLPETAAGDGEESPKLLADEVIVAQLVSMGFNYLHCQKAAINTSNCGVEEAMNWLLAHMNDPDIDSPISQDVQTPHIDRSKIDTLVSFGFEEELACRALKASGGNVEQAAEWIFSNPSASAASDMDVTTSGGAAVDTLLPDGGGRYRLLGLVSHIGTSTHCGHYVAHILKDGRWVIFNDEKVGISKNPPLDMGYLYFFERLES, encoded by the exons ATGGAGCTCCTTCGATCGAACCTCGCTCGTGTTCGAATTCCTGAACCAACAACTCGTATCTACAAGCACGAATGCTGCATTTCTTTTGATACTCCC AAATCCGAGGGCGGGCTGTTTGTTGATATGAACACCTTTCTTGCGTTTGGAAGGGATTATGTAGGTTGGAACTACGAGAAGACTGGGAACCCAGTTTATTTGCACATAAAGCAAACAAAGAAGACAATTGCTGAAGATAGACCATCAAAAAGACCCACGCTTTTGGCTATAG GTATTGATGGAGGGTTTGATAATAGTGATCCCCAGTATGAAGAAAGCTATGAAATTGTTATATTGCCGGATTACGTAAACCTTCCTTTCCCTTCTGTGGAGTTACCTGAGAAG GTGAGGTTGGCTGTTGATGCTACTTTAATGGCTGAAGCTGCTGAAAGGAAAGAGCAAGTTGCTTCATGGACTGCTGACAAGAAGCTTGTCAGTAAATATGCCATGGATCTGCAGCAGCTCGACAATGGTGTTGTTGTTTCTCCAAGGGGTTGGAAATGTGCCAAGTGTGACAAGACCGAAAATCTCTGGCTGAATCTAACCGATGGATCTATCCTTTGTGGTAGGAGAAATTGGGATGGAACTGGTGGTAATGACCATGCCATTGACCATTACAAAGAAGCTGGTTACCCCCTTGCCGTAAAGCTAGGGACCATAACTGCTGATTTGGAGGGGGCAG ATGTTTTCTCCTACCCAGAGGATGAAAGTGTTCTTGACCCACTTTTAGGACAGCATCTGGCACATTTTGGTATCGACTTCTCATCGTTGCAAAAG ACGGAAATGACTACTGCTGAAAGAGAACTTGACCAAAATATTAATTATGACTGGAATCGTATTCAAGAAACTGGTCAAGATGTTGAACCACTTTTTGGACCTGGTTATACTGGACTAGTCAATTTGGGTAATAG TTGCTACTTGGCCGCGACAATGCAGGTTGTGTTCTCAATGCGTCCCTTCTGTTCACG GTACTATGTGGAGCAAAGTCTCAAAGCAGCTTTCAGTGTGGCTCCTGCTGATCCTACTGTAGACCTTAACATGCAGCT AACAAAGTTAGCTCATGGCTTGCTTTCTGGAAAATATTCTGTTCCTATTCTGGAG GATGATGACAAGTCAAATGCTCCAAGTTCACTG GAGGGAATCCATCCCCGCATGTTCAAGTCAGTTATTGCTGCTAGCCACCCTGAATTTTCTACTATGAGACAACAG GATGCATTAGAGTTTTTCCTACATTTCATTGATCAAGTTGATCGGATGAACATCGGGAACCCTAATTTTGATCCTTCAAGGAGCTTCAAGTTTGGAATTGAAGAACGCCTCCAATGTCCCTCAGGAAAAGTGGCCTACAACGGGAGGAAAGATTATATTCTTTCTCTTAATATTCCTTTAGAAAAGGCGGTAAACAAAA GAGAGCTAGCAGACTTTCAAAAGTTAAAGGCTGAGAGAGATGCAAAAGGAAAGGACGT GTCTACAGATGAAATTGTCCGCCCAAGGGTTCCATTAAAGGATTGCCTGGATTGTTTTTCAGCTCCTGAGGAGGTGCATGATTTTTACAGCACGGCTTTAAAGGCTAGGACAACTGCAATCAA AACTGCAGGTTTGACTTCCTTTCCTGATTATCTGGTCTTGCACATGCGAAAATTCGTCATGGAGGAAGCCTGGGTGCCAAAGAAACTCG ATGTCTATGTAGATGTCCCTGACATCATTGACATAAGTAATATGCGCAGTAATGGTCTTCAACCCAGGGAAGAGCTATTACCTGAGACTG CTGCTGGAGATGGTGAGGAATCTCCGAAGCTTTTGGCTGATGAGGTTATTGTTGCACAACTTGTTTCAATGGGATTTAATTATCTGCATTGTCAGAAGGCTGCAATCAATACTTCCAACTGTGGAGTTGAGGAAGCAATGAACTGGTTGCTTGCTCACATGAATGATCCAG ATATTGATTCTCCAATATCCCAAGATGTACAAACTCCACATATTGATCGATCAAAAATTGATACATTGGTTTCCTTTGGTTTTGAAGAGGAACTTGCTTGTAGGGCGCTGAAGGCATCA GGTGGTAATGTTGAGCAAGCAGCTGAATGGATATTTAGTAATCCTAGTGCTTCTGCTGCATCAGATATGGATGTTACAACTAGTGGTGGAGCTGCGGTCGATACCTTGCTGCCTGATGGAGGAGGAA GATACAGGCTCCTTGGATTGGTGAGCCACATAGGCACCTCTACCCATTGTGGCCATTATGTAGCTCATATTCTCAAGGATGGTAGATGGGTGATTTTTAATGATGAAAAGGTTGGGATTTCAAAAAATCCGCCTCTCGACATGGGATACTTGTACTTCTTTGAAAGACTGGAGAGTTAA